The genomic stretch CGGCCCGCAACTGGATCTCGCCATCCCAGAACGCGACCATCCCGCTCACCATCGCCCCGACCCATAGGACAACCGTGGAAGTCCGGAACAAATTGTCGGCGGAGGTCAGGAAGGTCAGGCCGGTCAGCAGGAAGGCGGTGAGCAGGTATGTCGGGCGGACGGAGAGCGGCCTCCCCAGGGCCGAAGAGGTCCCCGGGACGATCCAAGATGCATCGCCCGCCCAGAACGCCCAGGCGATCAGAACTGCGGCCACGGCGTAGAGCATCACCCAGGCCCCCAACGGCTCGGTCCGCCGCTCGAGGCCGGTCTGGGCGACCAACGCCAGCAGGAAGGCCGCTGGAAAGCGCAAGTATGCGCCGCGCAGGCGGAACGAGCCCGAGGTCCCCGCGGGCTCAGGCCCGTCGCCGGGCGTCGCCTCGGCCTTCGGCACCCAGGCCTGCACGTGCTCGTCCGGGATGCTCAGCCGATGGCCATGCAACAGAGCCTTGAACCCGTCCAGGACCGTCGCCTCGCGGCCGGGGTCGGGAGGAGGGTTTGGGTTGTGACCGCTCGGCAGTGTCATCGCTTGCGCGCCAGGTAGCAGCTATAGGTCCCGTCAGGACGGGGCGACGGGTCATGGTACCGCCGGACAATTCTATCCGTCAACCACAGGTTCCAGCGGTAGGGCGCCAGGATCCAGCGGCCGGCGATCAGCCGTGCAAGCAGACAGGGGGCGCCGAAATAGTGACCCCATTCCATCGCATGCAGCGAGCGAGGCCCGAAATAGCGGAAGGTCCGGACGACCTGCAGCCCGGCATCCTCCAGACGCTCACCCCAGCCCTGTTCGTCAAACAGGTTGTGGTGGCGGGAGATCCGTACGAAGCCGTCCTCGTAGCTCCGGGCCAGGCCGTGCAGGCGCCATCGACGCAGATGCCCTGAGATGCTCAAGGAGGATGGAAAGGAGTGATTGGGCACGGTAAATAGGAAGGGCGCCCCCGGTCGCAGTACTCGCCCGACTTCCTTGAGGACGCCCTCGACGCCGGGGATGTGCTCGAGCACCGAATTGCTGAACGCGCTGGCAAAGCTCGAGTCCTCGAAGGGCAGCCTGTGGCCGTCAGACGCCACCAACAGGCGGTAGCAGCCGCGGCTGCGGGCCTCTCGCAAGGAGGGAAGATGCGGATCCGCTCCCACATCGACGGCTCGCGGCAGCACCACAGATGCGAAATGACCGTCGCCCGCCCCGACGTCCAGGACCGGGCTCGGCAGGTCGCTGCCCTGGTAGAACTCGGCTTCCACCGCCCGCAGCATCGATCGGAAGTACGGCAGAGCGCGGAGGTGCGGCCAGATGAAATCCCTGGGCATGGCCTGAGGCTAGCCTGATCCCGCC from Anaerolineales bacterium encodes the following:
- a CDS encoding class I SAM-dependent methyltransferase; this encodes MPRDFIWPHLRALPYFRSMLRAVEAEFYQGSDLPSPVLDVGAGDGHFASVVLPRAVDVGADPHLPSLREARSRGCYRLLVASDGHRLPFEDSSFASAFSNSVLEHIPGVEGVLKEVGRVLRPGAPFLFTVPNHSFPSSLSISGHLRRWRLHGLARSYEDGFVRISRHHNLFDEQGWGERLEDAGLQVVRTFRYFGPRSLHAMEWGHYFGAPCLLARLIAGRWILAPYRWNLWLTDRIVRRYHDPSPRPDGTYSCYLARKR